One window of Microbacterium sp. 1S1 genomic DNA carries:
- a CDS encoding DUF3320 domain-containing protein — protein MGTTTETRAALKTWREGLIGLDRRSRLLRFKAPRTSSLSFDAPSADAILELLRSGKLQSFVGDIIDANSGEARPARSGPLLHVPRADAEIGPVVRTLMRRANEEFLDRGLSVLYVAFGMLKWQDVDKTDMTSPLYLLPVELVPEGPRATPRIKGGEDDAVLNPALPLRLNEFGITLPTYEEVEGLTVSEILSRFTAELGKAKDFKDWSLEPEVHLATFSFAKEAMYKDLLDNEATILEHPVVRALANGGPTSQSDEFQFDPVDPADIDEVAPPERTPLVLDADSSQRAAVAAALAGRSFVMDGPPGTGKSQTIANMIGALMHAGKSVLFVSEKIAALDVVKNRLKDSGLESYLLELHSHKTNRKDVASELLRTLDNVAQPPHAMSAPSRSALEDRRRRLNSYALAMNELRSPLQASLHDVLGELAELVHVPVAPAPGRPPLQLSEEGRAALGDTLSRLERTWRPAAQGSTFLWRAVTDPSSLESRLYSAVSALEELQGTIRLNDDVVDSFGLRTPRQTTTLMELLDLQHVHRPGFVNDAWLTAVDQTSIHADRQRLGDLVTTYQRAADLVLELAGVGHEQLPIDFPAHSEAIAVRGAVDLAGLTAQTLRGTADSFAARAVSLTAAINAVGNLAHLVGVGTPLSFADADRVVRITEIHREFPGIEAAWLTASGLHAAREAANTLRLEALALERSESQASGLFTPSALTAPLRDLQERFANLHTGLRKLSGAYRTDKKALGALLADAKEVKSGIAHLSDAIAWSDAVGKFEAAGVASGHLLGRWWQGRSTDWEAVDRYLGAAEEAITLSGDMVSRSTVAYLASATVDPAEAAVAESVRLELVNWRATVASPPALAGRPELLVEQPATSVAWLSTHVAPMRSAAERIESVSAHTGREHTLEDADAVIAAVQDVRACTRELDLATTDLSAQFGDLYQGARTDLTVVDVALGWAGRVRELAGAALSPHQVSALVQSSPVGSLESVLRKWESARDEILNAFDSSRTDELREDFGDFVTAFELLSDFQSDTIGQQEWFDYQAIRAELRELDLDETVNFCIEQRLQAADVPKVIERALLRAWADEHIRTDTRLHPLLAADREALVAEFQKLDREIVAAATSDIIQSANTRRPANTSLGEPALIRREGMKQKRHMAVRNLITQARTAIQAIKPVFMMSPLAVSQYLPHDLKFDVVIFDEASQVTPGDSINCIYRGRSFILAGDDKQLPPSQFFERAVESDDSDEEDSDVKDFTSILELAKSSGAFRNLGLRWHYRSRHEALIAFSNYRFYEGHLVTYPSAQDEGPDVGVEFFHVDGMYRRGGGADNPKEAKAVAERVIQHYRTRPGLSLGVVTFSVAQADAVVAAVDELRGQHRDLDPHFDKSDRLNGFFVRSLESVQGDERDVIVFSIGYGPDEAGKISTNFGVLNKDRGWRRLNVGVTRARQRIEVVASIDAGDIPQSTNENVEALRSYLDFARRGISVLGTQASVTGLMPDSPFEESVIRAIQSWGYVVEPQVGAAGFRIDIGVRHPAKPGSFALGVECDGYQYHSAPAARDRDRLRDQVLSGLGWTLHRIWGTGWYRDRHQEEERLRAAIEAAVTGTATRKRNFTIPRATVETTAAEVEVPFTWAVDYIEAEPVALPYWVQPAEPGNHLHLVEPLRALVLVEGPVHLDTVSERIREWWSVGRVTARLKENIDLAITKAGLAREGDFVDVKDRAVTKVRSRDHNRKPDQVHLDEFALAAEMLVRDVGGASRSEVVNAIARQFGWTRTGAIVDQRVNAAVDRAVARGVLAESGDTLSAPPAK, from the coding sequence ATGGGCACTACCACCGAGACTCGTGCTGCGTTGAAGACATGGCGCGAGGGGCTCATCGGACTGGATCGACGAAGCCGTCTCCTTCGGTTCAAGGCTCCCAGGACATCCTCGCTGAGCTTCGATGCTCCCTCCGCGGACGCCATCCTCGAACTGCTCCGTTCCGGAAAGCTGCAGAGCTTCGTCGGCGACATCATCGACGCGAACAGCGGCGAAGCGCGCCCGGCACGCTCCGGGCCGCTTCTTCACGTTCCTCGCGCAGACGCGGAGATCGGTCCTGTGGTCCGCACTCTGATGCGCCGCGCGAACGAAGAGTTCCTCGACCGCGGCCTCTCCGTGCTCTACGTCGCTTTCGGCATGCTGAAGTGGCAAGACGTAGACAAGACGGACATGACCAGTCCGCTCTACCTGCTCCCCGTTGAGTTGGTCCCGGAAGGGCCTCGAGCTACCCCGAGGATCAAGGGCGGTGAGGACGACGCCGTCCTCAACCCTGCCCTTCCGCTGCGCCTCAACGAGTTCGGGATCACTCTTCCGACGTACGAAGAGGTCGAGGGGCTGACCGTCTCGGAGATCCTGTCCCGCTTCACCGCAGAACTCGGCAAGGCGAAGGATTTCAAGGACTGGAGCTTGGAGCCGGAAGTTCATCTCGCCACATTCTCCTTCGCCAAGGAGGCCATGTATAAGGACCTCCTCGACAACGAAGCGACCATCCTCGAACACCCGGTGGTCCGTGCACTGGCGAACGGCGGTCCCACGAGTCAGAGCGATGAGTTCCAGTTCGACCCTGTTGATCCCGCCGACATCGACGAGGTCGCCCCGCCGGAGCGCACACCGCTCGTGCTCGACGCGGACTCCTCTCAACGTGCCGCTGTCGCAGCCGCCTTGGCCGGACGCAGCTTCGTGATGGACGGACCGCCAGGAACGGGGAAGTCTCAAACCATCGCCAACATGATCGGCGCGCTCATGCACGCCGGCAAGTCGGTGCTCTTCGTCTCGGAGAAAATCGCCGCACTCGATGTGGTGAAGAACCGCCTCAAAGACAGCGGTCTCGAGAGTTACCTGCTCGAGCTGCACTCTCACAAGACAAACCGCAAAGACGTCGCATCCGAACTCCTTCGCACCCTCGACAACGTCGCCCAACCGCCCCACGCGATGAGCGCCCCATCTCGCTCAGCCCTTGAAGACCGTCGCCGCCGACTCAACTCCTACGCGCTGGCGATGAACGAGCTTCGCTCACCACTGCAGGCATCGCTTCACGATGTCCTTGGTGAACTCGCCGAGCTCGTCCACGTGCCCGTTGCTCCCGCTCCGGGTCGCCCACCTCTCCAACTGTCAGAAGAGGGGCGCGCAGCACTCGGCGACACTCTCAGTCGCCTTGAACGAACATGGCGCCCCGCTGCGCAAGGCTCGACTTTCCTTTGGCGCGCTGTCACGGATCCCTCCTCGCTCGAATCTCGCCTCTATTCCGCAGTCAGCGCCCTGGAAGAGCTCCAAGGCACGATTCGCCTCAATGACGATGTCGTCGATTCGTTCGGACTGCGCACGCCTCGCCAAACGACGACGTTGATGGAGTTGCTGGATCTCCAACACGTTCACCGTCCCGGCTTCGTCAACGATGCATGGCTGACCGCAGTCGACCAGACTTCCATCCACGCAGATCGTCAACGCCTAGGCGATCTGGTCACCACGTACCAGCGCGCTGCTGACCTCGTTCTCGAACTGGCGGGTGTCGGCCACGAGCAGCTGCCCATCGACTTCCCCGCGCACTCGGAGGCCATCGCCGTTCGCGGGGCAGTTGACCTCGCCGGGCTCACCGCGCAGACGCTGAGAGGCACCGCAGACTCCTTCGCAGCCAGGGCGGTATCGCTCACAGCCGCGATCAACGCCGTCGGCAACCTCGCGCACCTCGTCGGGGTGGGCACCCCTCTTTCCTTCGCTGACGCAGACCGTGTCGTGCGCATCACTGAAATACATCGCGAGTTCCCCGGCATCGAAGCCGCTTGGCTCACAGCCTCCGGTCTCCACGCAGCCCGCGAAGCCGCAAACACTCTTCGTCTCGAAGCTCTCGCGCTCGAGCGAAGCGAATCACAAGCGAGCGGACTTTTCACCCCGAGCGCTCTCACGGCACCGCTGCGGGATCTCCAGGAGCGCTTCGCCAACCTCCACACCGGACTCCGAAAACTGTCCGGCGCGTACCGTACCGACAAGAAGGCGCTCGGAGCGCTCCTCGCCGACGCGAAGGAGGTGAAGTCAGGCATCGCCCACCTTTCGGATGCCATCGCCTGGTCCGATGCCGTCGGAAAGTTCGAGGCCGCCGGCGTCGCCTCCGGGCATCTGCTCGGGCGATGGTGGCAGGGACGGTCCACCGACTGGGAAGCGGTCGACCGATACCTCGGAGCGGCCGAGGAAGCCATAACTCTCAGCGGTGACATGGTCTCTCGCTCGACGGTCGCCTACCTGGCTTCCGCGACGGTTGACCCCGCTGAGGCGGCAGTTGCGGAGTCCGTGCGTCTCGAGCTCGTCAACTGGCGAGCAACTGTTGCATCGCCTCCTGCTCTGGCCGGGCGACCGGAACTGCTCGTCGAGCAACCGGCGACTTCGGTCGCGTGGCTGTCCACGCACGTCGCCCCCATGAGGAGCGCCGCTGAGCGGATCGAGTCGGTGTCAGCCCACACCGGCAGAGAGCACACTCTTGAAGATGCTGACGCGGTCATCGCTGCAGTCCAGGATGTGCGCGCTTGTACGCGAGAGCTGGACTTGGCGACGACCGACCTGAGCGCCCAGTTCGGAGACCTTTACCAAGGCGCCCGCACCGACCTCACCGTCGTGGACGTGGCCCTGGGATGGGCGGGGAGAGTTCGCGAGCTTGCGGGCGCTGCGCTATCGCCCCACCAAGTTTCTGCTCTGGTCCAGTCCTCTCCCGTAGGCAGCCTTGAGTCTGTCCTCCGCAAGTGGGAGAGCGCGCGCGACGAGATCCTCAACGCGTTCGACTCGTCGCGGACGGACGAGCTGAGGGAGGACTTCGGCGACTTCGTGACTGCCTTCGAGCTTCTGAGCGACTTCCAGTCCGACACCATCGGTCAACAGGAGTGGTTCGACTATCAGGCAATCCGCGCCGAGCTTCGCGAACTCGACCTCGATGAGACCGTCAACTTCTGTATCGAGCAGCGCTTGCAGGCTGCGGACGTTCCGAAAGTCATCGAGCGTGCATTGCTGCGCGCGTGGGCGGACGAGCACATTCGAACTGACACCCGCTTGCATCCACTACTCGCCGCAGACCGAGAAGCCCTCGTCGCCGAGTTCCAGAAGCTCGACCGAGAGATCGTCGCAGCAGCCACCAGCGACATCATCCAGTCCGCGAACACGCGGCGGCCCGCGAACACCTCGCTGGGAGAGCCCGCCCTCATCCGGCGGGAGGGCATGAAGCAGAAACGCCACATGGCGGTTCGCAACCTCATCACCCAGGCGCGCACCGCGATTCAAGCCATCAAGCCCGTTTTCATGATGTCTCCACTGGCGGTCTCGCAGTACCTTCCGCACGACCTGAAGTTCGACGTCGTCATCTTCGACGAGGCATCCCAGGTCACCCCGGGCGACTCCATCAACTGCATCTACCGCGGCAGATCCTTCATCCTCGCCGGCGACGACAAGCAGCTTCCACCGTCGCAATTCTTCGAACGGGCGGTGGAATCCGACGACTCCGACGAAGAGGACTCGGACGTCAAAGACTTCACCTCGATCCTCGAACTCGCCAAGTCCTCCGGTGCCTTCCGAAACCTGGGCCTCAGATGGCACTACAGGTCACGTCACGAAGCCCTCATCGCCTTCTCGAACTACCGGTTCTACGAGGGGCACCTCGTCACCTACCCGTCCGCGCAGGACGAAGGACCAGACGTCGGAGTCGAGTTCTTCCACGTAGACGGGATGTATCGCCGAGGCGGGGGAGCAGACAACCCGAAGGAAGCCAAAGCCGTCGCCGAAAGAGTCATTCAGCACTACCGGACAAGACCCGGGCTCTCCCTCGGCGTCGTCACCTTCTCCGTCGCGCAGGCCGACGCCGTCGTGGCCGCGGTCGACGAGCTTCGTGGGCAGCACAGAGATCTCGATCCTCATTTCGACAAGAGCGACCGACTCAATGGATTCTTCGTCAGGTCGCTCGAGTCGGTTCAAGGTGACGAACGCGACGTCATCGTCTTCTCCATCGGGTACGGCCCAGACGAAGCGGGCAAGATCTCCACCAACTTCGGTGTCCTCAATAAAGACAGGGGATGGCGTCGCCTCAACGTGGGAGTCACACGCGCAAGGCAACGCATCGAGGTCGTCGCATCCATAGACGCAGGCGATATCCCACAATCCACGAATGAGAACGTTGAAGCCCTGCGCTCGTATCTAGACTTCGCACGCAGAGGCATCTCTGTACTCGGCACGCAAGCCTCAGTGACGGGGCTCATGCCGGACTCCCCGTTCGAAGAATCCGTAATCCGGGCGATACAGTCCTGGGGCTATGTCGTGGAGCCCCAAGTGGGGGCCGCAGGCTTCCGCATCGACATCGGTGTGCGACACCCCGCCAAGCCCGGCTCCTTCGCCCTCGGCGTCGAGTGCGACGGCTACCAGTACCACTCGGCACCCGCCGCACGTGACCGGGATCGGCTCAGGGACCAAGTGCTCTCAGGCCTCGGGTGGACCCTCCACCGGATCTGGGGCACCGGATGGTACCGAGACCGTCATCAGGAAGAAGAACGCCTCCGGGCGGCCATCGAAGCCGCGGTCACGGGAACTGCGACCCGTAAGCGGAACTTCACAATTCCGCGCGCGACGGTTGAGACGACCGCGGCGGAAGTCGAAGTGCCCTTCACCTGGGCTGTCGACTACATCGAGGCGGAACCGGTCGCGTTGCCCTACTGGGTTCAGCCAGCAGAGCCCGGCAACCATCTCCACCTGGTTGAACCCCTCAGGGCGCTCGTCCTGGTTGAAGGCCCTGTGCACCTCGACACCGTCAGCGAGCGGATCCGAGAATGGTGGTCCGTCGGGCGAGTCACCGCTCGACTCAAGGAAAACATCGACCTAGCCATCACCAAAGCGGGCCTCGCCCGAGAAGGCGATTTCGTCGATGTGAAAGACCGCGCGGTAACCAAGGTGCGGTCACGCGACCACAACCGCAAGCCAGACCAGGTCCACCTCGACGAGTTCGCGCTCGCCGCCGAGATGCTCGTACGAGACGTCGGTGGAGCGTCACGTTCAGAGGTGGTGAACGCCATCGCGCGCCAGTTCGGCTGGACGCGGACGGGCGCCATCGTAGACCAGCGCGTGAATGCAGCTGTCGACCGCGCCGTTGCCCGCGGGGTTCTCGCCGAATCCGGCGATACCTTGTCGGCACCACCAGCTAAGTGA